GACGTTGCCGAGATGGCCCCCAGTGGGGAAGATCTTCGCCCGGTCGCCGAAGACCTCCTGCAGGTACTCGATCTCCCCGGGCATCAGGGTGACGTCGTCCTCGTTCCCCACCAGGCCGATTTTCTCGGCGCTGCGCAGGTAGGGCTCGATGCTGCGCAGGCTCAGCCGCTCGATCAGCGCCGGCTCGGTCAGGTCTGGCTCCCGCCGCTGGAGGTAGGGGAAGAGATATTCGTGGAAATAGTCGACGAAGCTGGTGCGGAAGGCGACCATCGCGTAGGGAGTGAGCGAGGTCGAGTTGTTCAGCTGCACCTGCGTCGGCAAGATGTAGCCGCCACCGTTCATCACATCGGCGGTGAAGATCATGTTGGCCGAGTCCATCCGGAAGGAGAGGCCGATCAAAGCCTTCAAATTCTCTTCGATAGGAGGCTGGCGCTTGTAGGCCTGGTAGAGGAACTCGCCGGTCAGTTCCACATACCCCATCTCCCTGGAGACGGCGGCGACGTTGAGCAGGACCGACTGGAACCAGCGGTTGAAGTTCTCCTCCCCACCGGGGATGTTTTCGACCAGCAGCCGGTCGAGGGCGCTGACCGAGTTGAAGAGGCTGACCGGCGGATTGAGCAGGAGCACCTTGCGGAAGTCGAAGAGCTTCTTCTCCTCGTCCAGCATCGAGACGAAGGCGGCCTGGGTGCCGCCGAGGCTGTAGCCGGCCAGGGCGAAGCTCGAGACCTCGACCTCGCTGCGCACCTTTTTCCAGGCCTGTTGCATGACCCGGTAGAGGTCGCGGGCATCCTCCCGCAGGTCGCCCGGCATGAAGCTTTCGGAGGCGTTGACGACGAAATTCATGTGCGTCGGCGAAGTGATCGAGACGACATGAAAGCCCGCCTGGTAGTAGGCCCGCTGCAGCTTGAGCATGATCGGCGAGTTGAAGCGCGAGCCGGTGCCGGCGATGACGAAGATCAGCGGCGCCCGCTGCGGCTGCGGCGCCAGCGAGCAGTAGAGCCCGTCTTCGTACCAGAAAACGTCCGGGGTCCTGCGCTTGGGAAAAACCTTCAGTTTGAACACCTTGGTCGGCACCTCTGCCGGCAGCTCGGCCAGGTAGACCGCCGGCAGGTCCATGACGGTCGCTTCGTAGGGGCTGACGAAGGGATAGAAGTAGGGCTGGACCGCAGCTCCGGCGGCTTCGCCGCCGAACACCAGTGCCAGCGGCAACACCAGCAGCAGGATCATTTTCCGCATCGGTTCCTCCCAAGGATCGCGTTCGCCGCGGTGAACAAGGCCGCAGCGGCCGGCAGCGTGAGCATCATTGCAGCAGCCCCGCCTCGCGCAGGTAGTCCTGCGCCCCGGGGTGCAGCGACAGCACCGGCACCGCGGCCATCTCCGGCGCCTCCAGTGCGGAGATGGCCAGATGCTGGCGGCGGAAGCGGTCGAGATTCTCCAACACCGTCCGCACCAGCAGGCGGACCGTCGCCTCGTCCAGGTCGGCGCGAGCGAAGAGGACGGCCTTCACACCGATGCTCGGCACCGGTTCGCGTCGCTCCAGCCCGGGATAGTGCTCCACCGGAATGGTGACGGGGTGGAGAAGGTTCCGGCTGGCAATGAAGGCCTCGACCATCTCCGGAGGCAGCGGCACCAGTTGCACTTTGCGCTCGCCGGAGCTCGCTTCGCGGACCGACAGGTTGGGATGGCCGACGGTGTAGAAGTAGGCGTCTATCTCGCCCGCCTGCAGCAGGTCGGAGGCGAGGGCGGCCGGCTCCTTGCGCAGTTGGACATCCTCCGGCCCGACGCCGACCAACTCCAGCAGCTGTTGCGCATTCTCGTTGTCGGCGGAGCCGGGGGCGCCGATGTTGACCCGCTTCCCCTTGAGGTCAGCGAGACCGGTAATTCCCGCGTCGTCGGCGGCAACCAGCGTCAACGCCTCGCTGTGCAGGGCGAGAATGCCGCGCAGGTCGGCCTGCGGGTGACCCTCCCAGGGGCCGAGTCCGTTCGCCGCCTTGAACAGCATGTCGGCCTGGGCCAGGCCGAAGGCGACCTTCCCCTGCAGCACGTCGTCGATGTTCTGTTCCGAACCCTGTGACGGCTGGTTGATCAGGTACAGGCCGGTGTCCGGGCTGTGGCGGTTGACCACCTTGGCCAGGGCGGCGGCAGCGGCGTAGTAGACGCCTGCGGTATTGCCCGAGCCGATGGCCAGTTTTTTCACCTCGCCGGCCCAGCCGGTGACCGGCCTGGCGAACGTGGCCGCCAGCAGCAATGCCAGGATGATCCCGCGCAGAAGACTGCACCTTCCCATGAAGCCTCCTCAACTCAAGAGAATCGGCAATGCCGGCAGAATGCCAATGCCCGGATTTGCCTGATGACTGCGCTGCAACAGCCGGAATCATTGACTCTCCGCCGGCGACCGCGGATCGGGCACCCCCGCGCGGACGCGGGCGGAGAAGAGCAGGTCCTGGTCGGCGGGCATCCGAATCCGGTCCAGGTAGAGCTGCTCGCCACGGTGGCTGGTGTGCAACCGCGCCACGTCCCGAGACGTCCCCGCTCGCTCCCTGAGCGAAAAGGGCCCCACAGCGATGCACTGCCTGACTATTCGCTCGCCTGCCCTACGTCCCCCTCGATCCAGGCGGTCAGCAGGGTATAGCTGACCGCCAGCAGCACCGGGCCAATGAACAGCCCGATGATGCCGAAGGCGATCAGGCCGCCGATGCTGCCGGCGAGAATAAGCAGCATCGGCAGGTCGACCCCCTTCCTGATCAGGATGGGACGCAGGACGTTGTCGAGATTGGCGGCAACGACAGTCCAGACCAGCAGCAGAGTGCCGGCGAATGGATGCCCGCTCCAGTAGAGCCATCCCACCGCCGGGAGCAGCACGGGGATCGGGCCGACCTGGATGAGCGACGAAATGAACATCACTGCGGTCAGCACCGACACGAACGGTACCCCGGCGACGGCGAGACCGACTCCCCCCAACACCGCCTGCACCATGGCGGTGACGACCACACCGAGGGCGACACCGCGGACCGCGCGGCCGGCGAGTATGATGGCATCCTCCCCCCGACGGCCGGCCAGGCGACGGGCAAACCGGCAAACCCCGTCGGCGGCTCTCTCACCACCGGCATAGAGGAGGGCAGCGAGAAGCACGGTCATCAGGAACTCGACGAACAGCATCCCGAGGCTGCCGGCCTGGGCAACGAACCAGGCGACGAATTTTCCGGCATACGGGGCCAGGCGAGCGGTCACTGCTTCGTGCCCCGAGACTGCCAACTCCTGCCATTGCTCGACCAGCCGGCGGCCAACGGCCGGGATTTTGCCGAGCCATTCCGGCGGCGGCCCGAGGGTGGCGGTTCCCAGGGATCTGGCCCACTCGATGATCTCGTCGGCGTTCTGAACGATCGCGGCGATGGCGAGGGTGAAGGGGACGAAGAAAACCAGCAGCAGCGCCAGCGTCATGACCGCTACGGCGAGGCCACGCCGGCCCCAGAGCCGGGCCTGCGCGCCGAGCATCAACGGCCACGTGGCGACGACGATCATCGTTGCCCAGAGCAGCGGCAGCAGGAAGGGGCGCAGGATCCAGATGCAGGCGGCAATGAGCATGCCGATGAACAGGACGGCCAGAGTGGTGCGGGTGAGGTCGCGGGTGGGCGAGGTCGACATCGGTGATGAACTCCTGCTGGCGGCGAGATGCGAAAACCGTGCGGGGCGTCGGCGCGCACCCTTCCGCACGGCGCTAACGCTAAACTGACGGGCCGGTCCCGGGGGGCGAGCCACTCTTTTCGGCACCGCGCTCCGCCCGCCGGACCGGAGTGGCCCGGTCGAGGTGCACGTCGAGCTGCGGGAAGGCCATGACGATGCCGGCTTCGCCGAAGCGGTGGTCGAGCATGTGCCGGTAGTCGCTCTCTATGATGCGATAATCGTAGCTCGGGCTGACCTGCGCCCAGAAATAGGCGCTGAAGATCAGGGCACTGTCGCCGAAATCCTCGAACAGGACCACCGGTTCCGGCTGCTTAAGGATCCGGCCGTGCTCGGCCATCGCTTCGGACATGATCTGTACCACCTCCCGGGTCGGCGAGCCGTAAGCTACCCCGACCCGCACCTTGAGGCGAATGAGCTCGTCCGCCAGGGTCAGGTTGATGACGCTCTTCTGCAGAAACTCGCTGTTCGGCACCAGCATGTCGAAACCGTCGAAGCGTCGCACCTGTGAGCAGCGGGCGCCGATCTCGATCACCCGGCCACGGTTGCCATCGACCTCGATCACATCCCCAACCTTGATCGGCCGCTCGAACAGCAGAATCATCCCGCTGATGAAGTTGTTGATCAGGTTCTGCGCACCGAAGCCGACGCCGATGGCGAGGGCACCTCCCATGAAGGCGAAAATCGTCAGCGGAATCTTCACCGTAATCAGGGCAAAGACGAAAACCGCGATGACGACCAGTGCCGTCAGTATTTTTTCGACGAGGACCGCCGTCCCCACCTCAAGCTTCAGGAACCTGGCTGCCAGCCCACGGACTCGGTCCCGAATCAGAAAAACCAGCCACAGCCCAACCACCAGGATCGCCAGCGCCACCGCTACCTTGCCGATGGTTACCGGTCGCTCCTTGGTCACTGCCTGACCGTTGACCAGAATGGTGTCCTCGACGACGAACAGCTCGTAGCTCCAGGACCGGCGGACCAGCTCCCAGGCGCGGGCAGCAGTTCCCTGCAGCTGCTGTTCGCCGCTGGTCTGCTGCCGACGCTCCTGGACCTCGTCGATTAAGTGATTTTGCAGCCGCAGGATGTCGTCGACGGTCCCCAGCGCCTTGAGCAGAAAATCGCTCCGCTCGACATAATTGTCGAGCTGCTGCTGCACCGGCTCCCGCGCCGCAGCCCCTGGCCCCAGGTCGGCCAGCCGCTGCCGCTGGTTGAGGGCCAGGTTCTGTGCCAGCTTCAAGCTCGAATCAAGGTAGGAGCGGTACTCTTCCGCCCGGCGTTGGGCGCCCTGCAACCGCTCCGCGAGCTTCTCCAGTTCGGCACTGTCGACCCCCCGAACCACCCGGTAGCGTTCCCCCCAGATCGACTTCTCGTACCTCAGGACGACGTCACGGATCTTGTAGAACTCGGCCTTCAGGGCGAGGTTGTCGGATTGTGCCTGGCGCAGCTCAAGGGTCTCCTGCAACTGTTCGATTTCGGCCTGGCCGACGGCGGCGGCACGAGCGCGCTGCAGCTCCTGTCGCGCCTGTTGCAACCGCTCCTGACCCAGGGAGCTCTCCCGGCCGACCCGGAGCTGCTCGGCTTCGAGCTGCTGCTGCTCCGTGGCCACGGCAGCGAGCTTTTTTTCCAGCTCCGCCTGGCTGAAAACGGCCGGGGTGGCGTTCGCCACCCGCAGTTGCCGCTCGAGAAAGGCGAGCTTGTCGTTGTGCAGGGCCAGCGCCATCTCGGTCATCTTCTGCCTGGCACCGGCCGAAAGGATCTCCGCCTGCGCTGAGGCCTCGGCCAGCCGGGCAAGGTCGTCCAGCCATTCCTGGCGCAGTTGGTCTCCCGCTAGCGCCGGCTTTTCGAGCAGCTCCGCCACCTGGCGCCGGCGCTGCTGTGCCTCCTTCAGCGTCTGGCGCGCCCGGTCGAGGTCCTGCTGAGCGAAGGACTGAAGAATTCTGTCCTTCTTGATCAAGATATTCTGGGCGCCAATCGAATCGCGAAGCTCGTCGAGGAGGCTGAGCGGATAGGGTGGTGCGATGCCGAACCCCTCCCAGCCCGCCATCTTGGCCGCCAGGTCCTGGTTGGCCAGGCGCATTTCCGCCAACTCGCGCAGAGCGAGGATGTGATGGTCGTAAGCCCGCGCCTGCCGATCGAGAAGAACCATTTTTTGCGCGGCCTCTTCATCGGTCGCACCGAACTGCTGCGCCGGCGTCGCCTCGAGCAGTGCCTGGAAGCTCTGCAGCTGCTCTCGGGTAGCCGTCAGAGCCTGCTCGAGCATTTCGGGAGAGGGGGGAGCGGCTTCGCCCCCTTCGGTCTGGGCAACAGGCGGCTCCTTTGTCCCAAGCCCGGGCAGTTCCGCCCAGGCGGCGGACGCCAGGGCGACGAGGAGCCAGAGCCCGGCGGCCAAGAGCTGCAGCGGCGTGGGGCGAGGCGGCATGGCTGTGCGCCTCATCATCGGGTCGCCCCCAAGTTGTAGAGGTCCTTGATGTACGAGTGGGTCGGGGTGCTGTCGAGGTGGAAATAGTGCTCCTTGACATCCTCGCCGGTGTTCCCCTCACCTGCCGTTGGCAGCTTGCCATGCTCGACGGTCATTTTATCGGATGGCATGTCCTCTTCACCTGCAATTGATTTACCCAAGGCGTGGCTGGGTGGAAGCCAGCGGTGACCGGGCCTGAGAACAAGCCGATACTAATGGAAAATATTAACAGGTCACAAGGGTTCTGCCAGCATGCCCCCCCTGGAAGGATTCCCGTGGCCGTCGAAAGGTTTGACTTTTGCCCGGCCGCGGGCAAAATATCCTCGTATATGCACTGCAGAAAGGAGAACAGATGCTGGTTCTGGCAGGGGACATCGGGGGGACGACGACGCGGCTCGCTTTTTTCCGCGACGCCGGCAACGGACTCGAAACGGTGGCGGCGGGACACTATGCGAGCCGCGAGCGCGGCAGCCTGGCCGCCATCCTGCAGGCCTTCGTTGCCGAACACGGCCTGGCCCCCGAACGTGTCTGCCTCGGTATCGCCGGACCGGTGTGTGAGGGCCGGGTGCTGACCCCCAATCTCCCCTGGCTCGTCGACGCCGGGGAACTGGCCGGGCTGCTGGGCCTGACACGGGTCTCCCTGATCAACGACCTGCAGGCCAACGCCTACGGCATTCCCCTGCTGGGCGAGGAGGATTTTGCGGTCCTCAGCCCGGGGCGGCCCGACCCCTCGGGGCCCATCGCCGTCATCTCCGCCGGCACCGGGCTCGGCGAGTCGATGGCGGTCTGGGACGGCACCGCCCACCGTCCCCTGCCGACCGAGGGGGGGCATGCCGACTTCGCCCCCCGCAACGAACTGGAGACAGAACTGCTCCTCTATCTGCGGGCCGAATTCGGCCGGGTGAGTTACGAACGGGTCCTCTCCGGACCCGGCCTGGGCAACATCTACCGCTTCCTGCGCGACAGCCGCAACCTCGCCGAGGACCCCGCGATAGTCATGGAAATGGGCCAGGGCGACGCGGCGGCTGCCATCGCCCGGGCCGCCCTGGCGGGGAGTTGTCCCCTGTGCGGACAGGCCCTCGACCTCTTCGTCTCCCTCTACGGCGCCGAGGCCGGCAACCTCGCCCTGCGCACCCTCGCCACCGGCGGCGTCTACCTCGGCGGCGGCATCGCCCCGAAAATCATCGACCGGCTCCAGGGCCCGGCCTTCATGCTCGCCTTCACCGCCAAGGGGCGCCTCAGCCCGCTGCTCGAAACCATCCCGGTGCGGGTCATCCTCAACGAGCGCACGGCCCTGCTCGGCGCCGGCCGCTGCGCCCTGCTCGGTCCCGCCTGATTCAGCTGCGCCGGGGTCCGAAGGGTCCAGCCCAGCCACGAAAGTGCGGGGTGGGGGGATGACTTGACGGGTCAAAAAATCGGGATAGAGTGAATCCGTAATCGAATAGTCGATCCCGAAAAGCCAAACCTGCCGCGAGGCGGGGACGGAAAGCGATGGGTCCGCCGAAGCCGAGGCGAAGGCGGATGGCCGAGCTGCCGAAGGATGTCACATCCTTGAGAGGTGGTTCGGCCTTTAATTTTCCAGCGAAAGGAGTCCCATCCATGAATTACACGGAACTGCTCAACCCACAGAACTCCGCCGTCGTCTTCATCGACTTCCAGCCGCAGATGGTCTTCGGTGTGGCTAACATCGACCGGCAGACCCTCTTCAACAACGTCCTGCTGCTGGCCAAGGCGGCCAAAATCTTCAAGGTGCCGACTATTCTGACCACGGTGGAGTCGAAAGGCTTCTCCGGCAACATGTGGCCGCAGCTGCTCGACCTCTTCCCCGGCCAGGAGCCGATCGAGCGCAGCTCCATGAACTCGTGGGAGGATGCGAAGTTCGTCGCCGCGGTGCAGGCCACCGGGCGCAAGAAGCTGGTCATGGCGGCCCTCTGGACCGAGGTCTGTCTGGCCTTCCCGGCCCTGGAGGCAATCAAGGCGGGCTATGAAGTCTATGCCGTCGAGGATGCCTCCGGCGGCACCACCGTCACCGCCCACAACGCCGCCATGCGCCGCGTCGAGCAGGCGGGCGCGGTGCCGATGACCGCCCTGCAGGTCCTCCTCGAGTACCAGCGCGACTGGGCCCGCAAGGAAACCTACGACGCCGTGATCGAGGCGGTGAAGGAACACTGCGGCGCCTACGGCCAGGGAGTGGAGTACGCCTATACCATGGTGCACGGGGCGCCTCCCAGCCGCAAAGGCGCGGGCCGTTGAGGACATGGAAGGTCCCGAACGGGAAGGCGGCCCGCTAACGGTCGTCGTCACTTGGCGGGTCCGGCTGGGATGCGAAGAGGCGTTCGAGGCGTGGCGCCGGGAGATTGCGGCCGCTGCCCTGGAATTCCCCGGCCACATGGGGATCGACGTGATTCGTCCGGGCGCCACCCCGGGCGAATATGTGGTCATCTTCCGCTTCGATACCTACGAGCACCTGCGGGCATGGCAGGAGTCGGATATCCGCCGGAAGCTGCTGAAGAAGGCCGAGTCGTTTCGGGAGAGTGAACCGTCCTACCGCTTGGAAAGCGGTCTGGAGTTCTGGTTTGCGCCGCCGGGCGTGCCGGCCTCGCCGCCCCGCTGGAAGATGGCCCTGGTCACGGTCATCGGCGTCTGGCCGGCGAGCCTGCTGGTCCCCCGGCTGCTGCATCCTTTCACCGGCAACCTGCCTGCGCCCCTTAAGGCCCTGCTGATTGCCGTGGGCATCGTGATTCTTCTCACCTGGGCGATCATGCCGCTGCTGGTGCGAATTCTTCGTCCCTGGCTGCATCGGCGCGGATAAGGGAGAGCGATATGAAAGCACCCGAACTGATACTGCATAATGGAGCGATTACCACCCTCGATGATTCGCATCCCCAAGTCTCGGCCGTTGCCATTACCGGCGGACGGATAACGGCCACCGGCGGAGAGGAGCTGCTCGCCGCGGCCGACGACAAGACGCAGCGGATCGATCTGAAGGGACGGCGGGTCATTCCGGGGCTCAACGACTCCCACATCCACGTGATCCGGGGAGGGCTCAACTTCAACATGGAGCTGCGCTGGGACGGAGTACCATCGCTGTCACTGGCGCTGGAGATGCTCCGCGAGCAGGCCCGACGCACGCCGCCGCCCCAGTGGGTGCGCGTGATCGGCGGCTGGACGGAATTCCAGTTTGCCGAGCGGCGGCTGCCGACCCTGGAGGAGATCAACGACGCCGCGCCCGACACGCCGGTGTTCGTCCTGCATCTGTACGACCGGGCACTGGTCAACGGGGCGGCGCTCCGGGCGCTCGGCTACGCGCGGGAGACCCCCGATCCCCCCGGCGGGGTGATCGAGCGGGACAAGGCGGGGAATCCGACCGGGCTTCTCATCGCCAAGCCGAACGCCCTGATTCTCTACGCGAGTCTCGCCAAGGGGCCGAAGCTCGGTTTCGACGACCAGGTCAACTCGACCCGCCACTTCCTGCGCGAACTGAACCGGCTGGGGATCACCAGCTGCATCGACGCCGGCGGCGGTTTCCAGAACTATCCCGACGACTACCGGGTCGTCGAGCAGTTGGAGGGAAGGGGTGAGCTGACCCTGCGGATCGCCTACAACCTCTTCACCCAGAGGCCGAAAGAGGAGTACGACGACTTTGCCCGCTGGATCGGCATGACCGAACCGGGGAAGGGGAGTGACGTCTACAGGATGAACGGCGCCGGCGAGATGCTGGTCTTCTCCGCCGCCGACTTCGAGGACTTCCTGGAGCCGCGCCCCGACCTTCTGCCGGGGATGGAAGCGGAGCTGAAGAAGGTGGTCGGCCTGCTGGCGGCGAAGCGCTGGCCGTTCCGCCTGCACGCCACCTACAACGAATCGATCTCCCGCTTCCTCGACGTCTTCGAGGCGGTCGACCGGGAGATTCCGTTCCAGGGGCTGCGCTGGTTTTTCGACCATGCCGAGACCATCTCGGAGAAAAGCATGGAGCGGGTGCGGCGCCTCGGCGGCGGGATTGCCATCCAGGACCGGATGGCGTTCCAGGGAGAATACTTCGTGGCCCGCTACGGGGCCGAGGCGGCCAGGCGGACCCCGCCCATCAGCCGGATGCTGGAGATGGGCATTCCGGTCGGCGCCGGGACGGACGCCACGCGGGTATCGAGCTACAACCCCTGGGTCGCACTCTACTGGCTCGTGAGCGGCAGGACCGCGGGAGGTCTGCCGCTGTATGACGAGAAGAACCGCCTCGACCGAACCGCGGCGCTCAGGCTCTACACGGTCGGCAGCTCCTGGTTCTCCGGCGACGAGGGGAAAAAGGGGGGGATTGCGGCGGGGCAGCTTGCCGACCTGGCGGTGCTGTCGGCGGACTACTTCACCGTCCCCGAAGAGGAGATCAAGGGGATCGAGGCGGTGCTGACCGTCATGGGGGGGAAGATCGTCCATGGCAGCGGCGATTTTGGTCCCCTGGCGCCTCCACTGCCGCCGGTGAGTCCCGACTGGTCGCCGGTAGCCAGTTATGGCGGCTACCACCGTGGAAGTATCTCATCAGGCCTGCATCGTCAGGGATGCGCCTGCCACAGCCATCGGCTAGTCCGGTCGCCGAAAGAGTTCCGCTTCTGGGGTATCGGCTGCGACTGCTTCGCTTTCTGATCTAATCAGCGCTTCGACCTGTTCCACGAACCCCGTACGTGAACGGAGGGTCGGGGACGTAGGTAACTTGTGTAACTTTTGCAGCTGAAGGCGAATAAGTTACATAAGTTACCAGCGTCCCCTGGGACCGGCAAGGCCCCTTAGCATGCCTGGGCAGGAAGATGACCAAAAGCGTGGAGTGCAACAAGATGGCAATGGAATACTTCTACGAACTCTTCGAAGAACTGCCCCGACAGGGACCGGGTTGCAGGGAAGCCACCCTTAGGGCGCTTGGTCTGCTGAAGGATCTGCCATCAAAACCCAGAGTGCTGGATATCGGCTGCGGGTGCGGTATGCAGACGCAGATCCTCGCTCAGGAACTGAAGACGAAAATCCTGGCGATCGACAACCACCGGCCCCTGCTGGATCGCTTGGACCGGGCCGCCGCACGGAAGGGTTTGGACATCGAAACGCGCGAACTGTCCATGATCGACATGCCCTTTGACGCAGAGAGCTTCGACCTGCTCTGGGCCGAGGGCTCCATTTTCATCATCGGACTTGCGCGCGGGCTGCAGGACTTCAGGGCCTACCTCAAGACAGGCGGCTATCTGGCCTTCACCGAGTTGTGCTGGTTCGAGAGCGAGCCTCCGGCCGAGGCCAGGACCTACTTCGACAACGTCTATCCGGACATCAGAACCGCGGACGAAGTGCGCCGGTTGGCGGCCGCCAGCGGCTACAAAGTGATCGAAAGCTTCAATCTGCCCGACAGCGCATGGTGGGACGACTACTACACGCCGATGCTCGAGCGCATGAAGGAACTGAGGTTCAAGAACGCCGGTGTGGCCGAGGCAGAAGCGGTCTGCGCCGGGTGCGAGGCCGAGATCGAGATGTTCCGGCGGCATTCGAAGAGCTACGGCTACGCCTTCTTCGTGCTGCAAAGGATCTGACCCCTCAGGCGCGCTCTGGTTCTCCGGCGATGAGAAGGAGCGACACAACCCTTCAAAC
This window of the Desulfuromonadales bacterium genome carries:
- a CDS encoding alpha/beta hydrolase; amino-acid sequence: MRKMILLLVLPLALVFGGEAAGAAVQPYFYPFVSPYEATVMDLPAVYLAELPAEVPTKVFKLKVFPKRRTPDVFWYEDGLYCSLAPQPQRAPLIFVIAGTGSRFNSPIMLKLQRAYYQAGFHVVSITSPTHMNFVVNASESFMPGDLREDARDLYRVMQQAWKKVRSEVEVSSFALAGYSLGGTQAAFVSMLDEEKKLFDFRKVLLLNPPVSLFNSVSALDRLLVENIPGGEENFNRWFQSVLLNVAAVSREMGYVELTGEFLYQAYKRQPPIEENLKALIGLSFRMDSANMIFTADVMNGGGYILPTQVQLNNSTSLTPYAMVAFRTSFVDYFHEYLFPYLQRREPDLTEPALIERLSLRSIEPYLRSAEKIGLVGNEDDVTLMPGEIEYLQEVFGDRAKIFPTGGHLGNVNHPDVVRFMTDFLTGKEQ
- a CDS encoding TAXI family TRAP transporter solute-binding subunit, with product MGRCSLLRGIILALLLAATFARPVTGWAGEVKKLAIGSGNTAGVYYAAAAALAKVVNRHSPDTGLYLINQPSQGSEQNIDDVLQGKVAFGLAQADMLFKAANGLGPWEGHPQADLRGILALHSEALTLVAADDAGITGLADLKGKRVNIGAPGSADNENAQQLLELVGVGPEDVQLRKEPAALASDLLQAGEIDAYFYTVGHPNLSVREASSGERKVQLVPLPPEMVEAFIASRNLLHPVTIPVEHYPGLERREPVPSIGVKAVLFARADLDEATVRLLVRTVLENLDRFRRQHLAISALEAPEMAAVPVLSLHPGAQDYLREAGLLQ
- the ydiK gene encoding AI-2E family transporter YdiK — protein: MSTSPTRDLTRTTLAVLFIGMLIAACIWILRPFLLPLLWATMIVVATWPLMLGAQARLWGRRGLAVAVMTLALLLVFFVPFTLAIAAIVQNADEIIEWARSLGTATLGPPPEWLGKIPAVGRRLVEQWQELAVSGHEAVTARLAPYAGKFVAWFVAQAGSLGMLFVEFLMTVLLAALLYAGGERAADGVCRFARRLAGRRGEDAIILAGRAVRGVALGVVVTAMVQAVLGGVGLAVAGVPFVSVLTAVMFISSLIQVGPIPVLLPAVGWLYWSGHPFAGTLLLVWTVVAANLDNVLRPILIRKGVDLPMLLILAGSIGGLIAFGIIGLFIGPVLLAVSYTLLTAWIEGDVGQASE
- a CDS encoding mechanosensitive ion channel domain-containing protein, coding for MMRRTAMPPRPTPLQLLAAGLWLLVALASAAWAELPGLGTKEPPVAQTEGGEAAPPSPEMLEQALTATREQLQSFQALLEATPAQQFGATDEEAAQKMVLLDRQARAYDHHILALRELAEMRLANQDLAAKMAGWEGFGIAPPYPLSLLDELRDSIGAQNILIKKDRILQSFAQQDLDRARQTLKEAQQRRRQVAELLEKPALAGDQLRQEWLDDLARLAEASAQAEILSAGARQKMTEMALALHNDKLAFLERQLRVANATPAVFSQAELEKKLAAVATEQQQLEAEQLRVGRESSLGQERLQQARQELQRARAAAVGQAEIEQLQETLELRQAQSDNLALKAEFYKIRDVVLRYEKSIWGERYRVVRGVDSAELEKLAERLQGAQRRAEEYRSYLDSSLKLAQNLALNQRQRLADLGPGAAAREPVQQQLDNYVERSDFLLKALGTVDDILRLQNHLIDEVQERRQQTSGEQQLQGTAARAWELVRRSWSYELFVVEDTILVNGQAVTKERPVTIGKVAVALAILVVGLWLVFLIRDRVRGLAARFLKLEVGTAVLVEKILTALVVIAVFVFALITVKIPLTIFAFMGGALAIGVGFGAQNLINNFISGMILLFERPIKVGDVIEVDGNRGRVIEIGARCSQVRRFDGFDMLVPNSEFLQKSVINLTLADELIRLKVRVGVAYGSPTREVVQIMSEAMAEHGRILKQPEPVVLFEDFGDSALIFSAYFWAQVSPSYDYRIIESDYRHMLDHRFGEAGIVMAFPQLDVHLDRATPVRRAERGAEKSGSPPGTGPSV
- the glk gene encoding glucokinase, with amino-acid sequence MLVLAGDIGGTTTRLAFFRDAGNGLETVAAGHYASRERGSLAAILQAFVAEHGLAPERVCLGIAGPVCEGRVLTPNLPWLVDAGELAGLLGLTRVSLINDLQANAYGIPLLGEEDFAVLSPGRPDPSGPIAVISAGTGLGESMAVWDGTAHRPLPTEGGHADFAPRNELETELLLYLRAEFGRVSYERVLSGPGLGNIYRFLRDSRNLAEDPAIVMEMGQGDAAAAIARAALAGSCPLCGQALDLFVSLYGAEAGNLALRTLATGGVYLGGGIAPKIIDRLQGPAFMLAFTAKGRLSPLLETIPVRVILNERTALLGAGRCALLGPA
- a CDS encoding isochorismatase family protein, which encodes MNYTELLNPQNSAVVFIDFQPQMVFGVANIDRQTLFNNVLLLAKAAKIFKVPTILTTVESKGFSGNMWPQLLDLFPGQEPIERSSMNSWEDAKFVAAVQATGRKKLVMAALWTEVCLAFPALEAIKAGYEVYAVEDASGGTTVTAHNAAMRRVEQAGAVPMTALQVLLEYQRDWARKETYDAVIEAVKEHCGAYGQGVEYAYTMVHGAPPSRKGAGR
- a CDS encoding antibiotic biosynthesis monooxygenase, with translation MEGPEREGGPLTVVVTWRVRLGCEEAFEAWRREIAAAALEFPGHMGIDVIRPGATPGEYVVIFRFDTYEHLRAWQESDIRRKLLKKAESFRESEPSYRLESGLEFWFAPPGVPASPPRWKMALVTVIGVWPASLLVPRLLHPFTGNLPAPLKALLIAVGIVILLTWAIMPLLVRILRPWLHRRG
- a CDS encoding amidohydrolase is translated as MKAPELILHNGAITTLDDSHPQVSAVAITGGRITATGGEELLAAADDKTQRIDLKGRRVIPGLNDSHIHVIRGGLNFNMELRWDGVPSLSLALEMLREQARRTPPPQWVRVIGGWTEFQFAERRLPTLEEINDAAPDTPVFVLHLYDRALVNGAALRALGYARETPDPPGGVIERDKAGNPTGLLIAKPNALILYASLAKGPKLGFDDQVNSTRHFLRELNRLGITSCIDAGGGFQNYPDDYRVVEQLEGRGELTLRIAYNLFTQRPKEEYDDFARWIGMTEPGKGSDVYRMNGAGEMLVFSAADFEDFLEPRPDLLPGMEAELKKVVGLLAAKRWPFRLHATYNESISRFLDVFEAVDREIPFQGLRWFFDHAETISEKSMERVRRLGGGIAIQDRMAFQGEYFVARYGAEAARRTPPISRMLEMGIPVGAGTDATRVSSYNPWVALYWLVSGRTAGGLPLYDEKNRLDRTAALRLYTVGSSWFSGDEGKKGGIAAGQLADLAVLSADYFTVPEEEIKGIEAVLTVMGGKIVHGSGDFGPLAPPLPPVSPDWSPVASYGGYHRGSISSGLHRQGCACHSHRLVRSPKEFRFWGIGCDCFAF
- a CDS encoding class I SAM-dependent methyltransferase — protein: MTKSVECNKMAMEYFYELFEELPRQGPGCREATLRALGLLKDLPSKPRVLDIGCGCGMQTQILAQELKTKILAIDNHRPLLDRLDRAAARKGLDIETRELSMIDMPFDAESFDLLWAEGSIFIIGLARGLQDFRAYLKTGGYLAFTELCWFESEPPAEARTYFDNVYPDIRTADEVRRLAAASGYKVIESFNLPDSAWWDDYYTPMLERMKELRFKNAGVAEAEAVCAGCEAEIEMFRRHSKSYGYAFFVLQRI